The following are from one region of the Bacillus methanolicus MGA3 genome:
- the trpA gene encoding tryptophan synthase subunit alpha, which yields MNRIEKTFAILKERNEKAFIPYIMAGDGGLDSLQEKIVFLEKAGATAVEIGIPFSDPVADGPTIQRAGFRALKEGTTLRGVLSVLAEIRPIVSIPLIIMTYVNPVLAYGMGAFITDAKKAGVDGCIIPDLPIEEEDLIAPILKDSGIELIRLVTLTSPPERMKEIARRGKGFLYAVTVTGITGVRSDFQNELGEYLKRVKSVSNKPVLAGFGISTPEHVREMSQYCDGVIVGSKIIELFEQGDLEGIEELIKAAKSFQSV from the coding sequence ATGAACCGGATTGAAAAAACATTTGCGATATTAAAAGAAAGAAATGAAAAAGCATTTATACCATATATAATGGCTGGGGACGGTGGACTTGATTCACTGCAAGAAAAAATTGTTTTTTTGGAAAAAGCGGGCGCAACCGCGGTTGAAATCGGTATTCCTTTTTCAGACCCTGTCGCCGACGGCCCGACAATACAGCGTGCCGGATTCCGCGCCTTAAAGGAGGGAACCACTTTACGCGGTGTTTTATCTGTTCTTGCAGAAATTCGACCGATTGTTTCAATTCCTTTGATCATAATGACGTATGTAAATCCGGTCCTTGCTTATGGAATGGGCGCATTTATTACAGACGCTAAAAAAGCAGGCGTGGACGGCTGTATTATTCCCGACCTTCCGATTGAAGAGGAAGATCTAATTGCTCCGATTTTGAAGGATTCAGGTATCGAATTAATTCGTCTTGTTACACTAACAAGTCCGCCTGAACGGATGAAAGAAATTGCAAGGCGGGGCAAAGGATTTTTATATGCTGTAACAGTGACGGGAATCACCGGAGTCCGCTCCGATTTTCAAAATGAGTTGGGAGAGTATTTAAAACGTGTTAAGAGTGTCAGTAACAAGCCGGTTCTTGCTGGATTTGGCATTTCCACACCAGAGCATGTGAGAGAAATGAGCCAATACTGTGACGGCGTGATTGTCGGAAGCAAAATAATCGAACTATTTGAACAGGGCGATTTGGAAGGAATTGAAGAATTAATAAAGGCCGCAAAGTCTTTTCAATCCGTTTAA
- a CDS encoding metallophosphoesterase: MKILLFTVLAIVLYYLIRKAYKNTKDIVINKVKINEESTKGHSPKLNILQLSDLHLENISISPAELYEKLKDEPIDLIALTGDFLDRKRTIPKLVPYLKIMNQLNAKHGIYAVLGNHDYILQHHNLQTLIGTLKRYNCKVLQNENDVIFVQGKPVNIIGIDDFSTNRSSLEASYAGIKPGTNLVLTHDPNIVLHMKKYHFDYLLAGHFHGGQICYPKAYHLVKMGKLARMNIIKGFHMLDGKPFYINEGLGQTGVNIRIGSRPEITLHELSLAVADNKTLTAI, translated from the coding sequence TTGAAGATATTACTTTTTACTGTTTTAGCAATCGTTCTTTATTATTTAATAAGAAAAGCCTATAAAAACACGAAGGATATCGTGATTAATAAAGTGAAAATCAATGAAGAATCAACTAAAGGACATAGTCCGAAATTAAATATTCTTCAACTTTCTGATTTGCATCTTGAAAATATATCCATTTCCCCTGCAGAACTATATGAAAAGCTAAAAGACGAACCGATTGATTTAATTGCACTCACTGGAGATTTCCTCGACCGTAAACGCACCATTCCCAAGCTTGTCCCATATTTAAAAATAATGAACCAACTCAATGCAAAACATGGCATCTATGCCGTTCTTGGCAACCATGACTATATCTTGCAACATCACAACTTACAAACATTAATAGGAACGCTTAAACGTTATAACTGCAAGGTTTTACAAAATGAAAATGATGTGATTTTTGTTCAGGGAAAACCGGTTAATATCATTGGCATCGATGACTTTAGCACAAATCGAAGCAGCCTGGAAGCTTCTTACGCAGGAATTAAACCAGGAACAAACCTAGTATTAACCCATGATCCAAATATTGTCCTTCACATGAAAAAATACCATTTTGATTATTTGCTTGCCGGTCATTTCCATGGTGGGCAAATCTGCTATCCAAAAGCTTATCACCTTGTAAAAATGGGAAAGCTTGCAAGAATGAATATTATAAAAGGTTTCCATATGCTGGATGGGAAACCTTTCTATATTAATGAAGGTCTAGGCCAAACAGGTGTAAATATCCGTATTGGGAGCCGGCCTGAAATTACTCTTCATGAGTTATCATTGGCAGTTGCTGATAATAAAACACTTACAGCAATATAA
- a CDS encoding pentapeptide repeat-containing protein encodes MFWQTILRKAVFRRAILRKAVFRQTVFRRTILRGTFLWWSFRWVIR; translated from the coding sequence ATTTTTTGGCAGACCATTCTTCGGAAGGCCGTTTTTCGGCGGGCCATTCTTCGGAAGGCCGTTTTTCGGCAGACCGTTTTTCGGAGGACCATTCTTCGGGGGACCTTTCTTTGGTGGAGTTTTAGGTGGGTTATTAGGTAG
- a CDS encoding xanthine dehydrogenase family protein molybdopterin-binding subunit: MKIIGESVFRKESHEKVTGTAKYTNDYDSKEMLHGKLVISPYAHAKIIGIDRSETLKIPGVRAIVTGENLPLTGEEIRDRPPIAVDRVRFHGEVVAVVVADNPFLAKRGADAIKIKYEPLPVVNSPIQALKPNAPLLHENLGNYKKIDGVYPEPGTNIANRTKIRKGDLKKGWAESEVTVEAKFSFHPSDHAAIETRCSFAQIHANGTVEITSSSQAPFMIKRLIGDYFGIETGKIVVNTPLVGGAYGGKASIQLEILAYIASRAVGGRPVKLLNSREEDILTSPGHIGLDATVKLGCTKEGVLKAAEMLYLFDGGAYSDKSVDLSRAGAVDCTGPYHIENIWCDSLCMYTNHPYAAPFRGFAHSEVLFAFERTMDILAKKLQIDPLELRLKNAILPGNTTPTQVLLNSSNVGNLPKCILKLRELINWDEGQVIQLGNHRVRAKGISCIWKTSTIDPNASSGVILTFNPDGSINLISGVVEIGTGTKTILAQYLAEKLKMDINKIHVQMEVNTLNTPEHWKTVASRGTFMAGRALLEAADDVIHQLKEIASCILRAPKEDLVVGNGRVYLRDDPTINIDVKDIAYGYTYPNGNSIGGQIIGRGNYILRQMTFLDKETGAGKPGPEWTVGAQGVEIELDTREYRYKIIKAVSVIDIGKVLNRKAAIGQVMGAMSMGLSFAGRETFIFDILGRVLNPQFRTYRPLRYGEHPEYVVDFIETPQIDAPYGARGVGEHGLIGMPAALGNSLSAALNVSVNHLPIIPELLWRIKEGGH; this comes from the coding sequence ATGAAGATAATTGGGGAAAGTGTTTTTCGTAAAGAATCTCACGAGAAGGTGACCGGAACAGCTAAATATACAAACGATTATGATTCAAAAGAAATGCTCCATGGGAAATTGGTTATTAGTCCATATGCACATGCAAAGATTATAGGAATCGATCGATCTGAAACTCTAAAAATACCCGGTGTTCGTGCGATTGTTACTGGGGAAAATTTGCCTCTTACAGGGGAGGAAATCCGTGACCGCCCGCCGATTGCTGTCGATAGAGTACGATTTCATGGTGAGGTGGTTGCCGTTGTCGTCGCAGATAATCCCTTTTTGGCTAAACGCGGTGCAGATGCCATAAAGATAAAATATGAGCCGCTGCCAGTTGTTAATTCTCCGATACAGGCATTGAAACCGAATGCCCCACTATTACATGAAAATCTTGGCAATTACAAAAAAATTGATGGTGTTTATCCGGAACCAGGAACAAATATCGCAAATCGGACGAAAATTCGTAAAGGTGATCTGAAAAAAGGATGGGCCGAAAGTGAAGTTACCGTTGAAGCTAAGTTTTCATTCCATCCTTCAGACCATGCTGCAATTGAAACACGATGTTCATTTGCTCAAATTCACGCAAACGGAACAGTCGAAATCACTTCATCATCGCAGGCACCCTTTATGATAAAGAGGCTTATTGGAGATTATTTTGGGATTGAAACAGGTAAAATCGTTGTAAATACACCTTTAGTAGGTGGCGCGTATGGAGGGAAAGCCTCTATTCAATTGGAAATTCTTGCATATATCGCTTCAAGAGCAGTTGGTGGAAGACCAGTTAAATTACTAAACAGCCGTGAAGAAGATATTCTTACTTCTCCCGGACACATTGGCCTCGATGCAACCGTTAAGCTGGGATGCACAAAAGAAGGGGTTTTGAAGGCAGCCGAGATGCTATATTTATTTGATGGGGGTGCTTATTCAGACAAATCGGTGGACCTTAGCCGAGCAGGAGCAGTAGACTGTACCGGACCTTATCATATAGAAAATATTTGGTGCGACTCTTTATGTATGTATACTAACCACCCGTATGCAGCTCCTTTTAGAGGATTTGCCCATTCTGAAGTGCTGTTTGCTTTTGAAAGAACGATGGACATCCTAGCAAAAAAATTACAAATCGATCCACTCGAACTCCGGCTAAAAAATGCCATCCTGCCAGGAAATACAACCCCAACACAAGTTCTCCTTAACTCCAGCAATGTTGGAAATTTACCAAAATGTATTTTGAAATTACGTGAACTGATCAACTGGGATGAAGGACAGGTCATTCAGTTAGGGAATCATCGAGTAAGAGCAAAAGGAATAAGCTGTATTTGGAAAACATCCACGATTGATCCGAATGCCAGTTCTGGTGTCATTTTAACATTTAATCCAGATGGAAGTATAAACTTGATCTCGGGTGTTGTGGAGATCGGCACAGGGACAAAAACCATTTTAGCTCAATATCTGGCAGAAAAATTGAAAATGGATATTAATAAAATTCATGTTCAAATGGAAGTTAATACGCTAAATACCCCTGAACATTGGAAAACAGTCGCCAGCAGAGGAACATTTATGGCTGGAAGAGCTTTACTAGAAGCAGCAGATGACGTAATTCATCAATTGAAAGAGATCGCATCTTGTATTTTACGAGCCCCCAAAGAAGATTTAGTAGTCGGAAATGGCAGAGTTTATTTGAGAGATGATCCTACTATAAACATAGACGTGAAAGATATTGCATATGGATATACCTATCCGAATGGAAATTCGATAGGGGGCCAAATTATTGGTCGAGGGAATTATATTTTAAGGCAAATGACTTTTTTAGATAAAGAAACAGGCGCCGGAAAACCAGGACCGGAATGGACCGTCGGTGCCCAAGGTGTAGAAATTGAATTAGACACAAGAGAATATCGCTACAAGATCATAAAAGCCGTATCGGTCATTGATATTGGGAAAGTTCTTAACCGAAAGGCCGCCATTGGCCAAGTAATGGGGGCTATGAGTATGGGGTTATCTTTTGCAGGTCGTGAAACATTCATTTTTGACATTCTTGGCAGGGTTCTTAACCCGCAATTTAGAACTTATCGACCATTAAGGTACGGAGAACATCCTGAATATGTCGTTGATTTTATTGAAACACCTCAAATAGATGCCCCTTATGGAGCCCGGGGAGTGGGGGAGCACGGTTTGATAGGTATGCCGGCTGCTCTCGGAAACAGCCTGTCTGCAGCCCTTAATGTATCTGTCAATCATTTGCCGATTATTCCTGAATTACTTTGGAGGATAAAGGAAGGAGGGCATTAG
- a CDS encoding YjcZ family sporulation protein, which produces MSDGIGRAFALVVVLFVLLIIVGCSCTGIY; this is translated from the coding sequence ATGAGTGACGGAATTGGACGCGCTTTTGCGTTAGTTGTAGTATTGTTTGTTTTACTCATCATTGTAGGATGTTCTTGTACAGGAATCTATTAA
- a CDS encoding YjcZ family sporulation protein yields MCFGSCGAGYGSYGGASYGGIGSNFALIVVLFILLIIVGSTFFFG; encoded by the coding sequence ATGTGCTTTGGATCTTGCGGTGCTGGTTACGGTAGTTACGGCGGTGCTAGCTACGGTGGAATTGGCAGTAATTTCGCGTTAATCGTCGTATTGTTTATTCTATTAATTATTGTAGGTTCAACATTCTTCTTTGGTTAA
- a CDS encoding YkoP family protein — MRGYILSIWSLIDPIYFFCSRLTYPPCEGTEGNILRIRLTKYKGRNIVLSDGTQINRNDLLVKIHLHNARLLKELKDIKSELKKAKIIYRYVQKSLPGVEIYIRNYCHSQEIKGIIGISLLNKGCERLGFEIFDISHPVYKWYKWFSFLPIAMLSSQNTFIWRILKYQKPHYLFMSTNKLSNMYRNEIPNRH, encoded by the coding sequence ATGAGAGGCTATATTCTTTCGATTTGGAGCTTAATCGACCCAATTTACTTTTTCTGCTCTCGCCTTACATACCCTCCATGTGAAGGAACTGAAGGTAATATTTTGAGGATTAGACTGACAAAATATAAAGGAAGAAATATCGTTCTTTCTGATGGAACACAAATTAACAGAAATGATTTATTAGTCAAAATTCACCTTCACAATGCTAGACTTTTGAAAGAATTAAAAGACATAAAGAGTGAATTAAAAAAAGCAAAAATTATTTACCGCTATGTTCAAAAGTCTTTGCCTGGCGTAGAAATTTACATTCGGAACTATTGCCATTCACAAGAGATAAAAGGAATTATAGGTATTTCCCTGTTAAATAAAGGGTGTGAACGTCTTGGTTTTGAAATTTTTGACATTTCTCATCCCGTTTACAAATGGTATAAATGGTTCTCTTTTTTGCCAATAGCGATGCTCTCCAGCCAAAATACTTTTATCTGGCGTATTCTTAAGTATCAAAAACCACATTATTTATTTATGTCAACAAATAAATTATCAAATATGTACAGGAATGAAATACCCAATCGTCATTGA
- the trpB gene encoding tryptophan synthase subunit beta has product MTTYTLPDQKGHFGLYGGRYVPETLMQAVIELEDEYKKAAKDPAFQQQLQNLLKEYVGRETPLYYAENLTRHGNGAKIYLKREDLNHTGAHKINNTIGQALLALRMGKKKIVAETGAGQHGVATATVCALLNLECVIFMGEEDIRRQQLNVFRMELLGAKVISVSSGSGTLKDAVNEALRYWVANVNDTHYILGSVMGPHPFPMIVRDFQSVIGKETKEQFFAKEGRLPEAVVACIGGGSNSMGMFYPFVEDDEVKLYGVEAAGLGIDTDRHAASLTKGKPGVLHGAYMYLLQDEDGQILEAHSISAGLDYPGVGPEHSYLKDIGRVSYESITDEEALEAFKLLSRLEGIIPALESAHAVAFALKLAAKMKKEEAIVVCLSGRGDKDVQQVKERMGKEQEG; this is encoded by the coding sequence ATGACAACCTACACTTTACCCGATCAAAAAGGCCATTTTGGACTGTACGGCGGCAGGTATGTGCCGGAAACGCTGATGCAAGCCGTCATTGAATTGGAAGATGAATATAAAAAAGCGGCAAAAGACCCGGCTTTTCAACAGCAATTGCAAAATTTACTAAAGGAATATGTTGGCAGGGAAACACCTTTATACTATGCAGAAAACCTAACCAGACACGGAAACGGGGCCAAAATTTATTTGAAACGGGAGGATTTAAACCATACAGGAGCCCATAAAATCAACAATACAATCGGCCAGGCGCTTCTAGCTCTTCGTATGGGAAAGAAAAAAATTGTGGCTGAAACTGGCGCCGGCCAGCATGGAGTCGCAACTGCTACGGTTTGTGCATTATTAAATCTGGAATGCGTTATTTTTATGGGAGAAGAAGACATCAGACGGCAACAGCTGAACGTGTTTCGCATGGAATTGCTTGGAGCCAAAGTTATCAGCGTTTCGTCAGGAAGCGGAACATTAAAAGATGCAGTAAATGAAGCGCTTCGATACTGGGTAGCTAACGTTAATGACACACATTACATTTTAGGGTCTGTGATGGGGCCGCATCCGTTTCCAATGATTGTACGTGATTTTCAAAGTGTGATTGGGAAGGAAACAAAGGAGCAATTTTTTGCAAAAGAAGGAAGGCTTCCTGAAGCGGTTGTTGCTTGTATTGGCGGGGGAAGCAATTCGATGGGTATGTTTTATCCGTTTGTGGAAGATGATGAAGTAAAATTGTACGGAGTAGAAGCTGCCGGTTTAGGAATTGATACAGACCGTCATGCGGCATCACTGACAAAAGGAAAGCCCGGCGTATTGCATGGAGCCTATATGTATCTGCTGCAGGATGAAGATGGACAAATCTTAGAGGCTCATTCGATTTCCGCCGGACTTGATTATCCCGGCGTAGGTCCCGAGCATAGCTATTTAAAAGATATAGGACGTGTCAGCTACGAATCAATCACCGATGAAGAGGCTCTTGAAGCATTTAAGCTGCTTTCCCGTTTGGAGGGAATAATACCGGCTCTCGAGAGTGCTCATGCAGTGGCATTTGCATTAAAACTTGCGGCAAAAATGAAGAAAGAGGAAGCGATCGTCGTTTGTTTATCAGGCCGTGGTGATAAAGATGTCCAGCAAGTAAAAGAAAGAATGGGAAAGGAGCAGGAAGGATGA
- a CDS encoding MGDG synthase family glycosyltransferase, protein MKKVAKSILFLPFLQIPSGHHQTANALIDGIMRIYPHIKCEKVDILSYSYGKIEALVSKFYLNWIHIFPGLYNSIYQFSVYKNVENKKRYRLYELLFIFFMKRLLEEKQPDLIVCTHALPAYMLNYLKEKNELSVPVINVYTDFFIHRFWGVEQIDYHFVPSPQMKNFLIKKGISEERIYITGIPIHPKIIKQKQTPAPANSSVLSVLISGGNLGVGTIDDLIQKIAEAKPPQQIQFYVLCGKNKKLYNKLKDMQKSNIIPFPYIKCRDKMNGLYDQMDAIITKPGGVTISESLFKRKPIFIYDALPGQEEINLQQLKDLGLVFHLNKHEIHQQILSILHDENELKQYQNQVANFHSHIYCKDPSEIIAELLM, encoded by the coding sequence ATGAAAAAGGTTGCTAAATCCATATTATTTTTGCCTTTTTTACAAATCCCATCTGGCCACCATCAAACTGCAAATGCATTAATAGATGGAATAATGCGAATTTACCCGCATATAAAGTGTGAAAAGGTCGATATTCTTTCATACAGCTACGGAAAAATTGAAGCACTTGTTTCCAAGTTTTATCTCAATTGGATACATATATTTCCTGGATTATATAATTCCATTTATCAATTTTCAGTTTACAAAAATGTAGAAAATAAGAAACGTTATCGCTTGTATGAATTATTATTTATTTTTTTTATGAAAAGGCTTTTAGAAGAAAAACAACCTGATCTCATTGTTTGTACACATGCTTTACCCGCTTATATGTTAAATTACTTAAAAGAAAAAAATGAACTAAGTGTTCCGGTTATCAATGTGTATACAGATTTTTTCATACATCGTTTCTGGGGAGTAGAGCAGATTGACTATCATTTTGTTCCTTCTCCTCAAATGAAAAATTTCTTAATCAAAAAAGGAATCAGCGAAGAGCGAATTTATATTACAGGAATTCCGATTCATCCAAAAATAATAAAACAGAAACAAACACCTGCACCAGCAAATTCGTCTGTTTTATCTGTTTTAATTTCCGGGGGAAACTTAGGGGTTGGTACAATCGACGATTTAATCCAAAAAATTGCAGAGGCCAAGCCTCCCCAGCAAATTCAGTTTTACGTGTTGTGCGGGAAAAATAAGAAATTATACAATAAGCTAAAAGACATGCAAAAAAGCAATATTATACCGTTTCCGTATATTAAATGCAGGGATAAAATGAACGGACTTTATGATCAAATGGATGCCATCATAACAAAGCCAGGAGGAGTTACAATAAGCGAAAGCCTTTTTAAACGCAAACCCATTTTTATCTATGATGCTTTGCCAGGCCAAGAAGAAATCAATCTGCAGCAGTTAAAGGATTTAGGCTTGGTCTTTCACTTAAACAAGCATGAAATTCACCAGCAAATTCTTTCCATTCTCCATGACGAAAATGAACTGAAACAATATCAAAATCAAGTAGCAAATTTTCACTCTCATATTTATTGTAAAGACCCATCAGAAATAATAGCGGAATTATTAATGTGA